The window TGATGCTCATCAAAAGTTGTGGTTTTGAGTATACTGTCGAACTTCTGGTTGTGTTGTTTGCCAGGAATTATTTTTTGTATGTGTGAATATTGACTCCATTTGTTAAAAGGTCTTTTTTTGCAGAATTGAAATTATATTTGTCAGATTTTTGCAAGGTTGTTTCAAATGGCAGGACAATTTGGGGGGCAAGGAACCTTCAAGTCTGAAATGGTAATATTATTGATAAATGAACATAATAACCAAGTTATTGGTGTTAAGATACCAACAACTTTTAAACAGAATTTTAGGTTCACACCACCAAACATCTGAATCATGTGTAAACTATAAACTGGTTTAGACTCTTGTGGGAACTGAAACTATTTTGTTCAAAGAGCATATGCCTTCACTAGTGTCACCCAGTAACATGGTTTCGCTTGTTAGAACCCTCTGGAATGATTAGGTTATCCTCTAATGTTAGATGTGCCCTAATCTGAATCCATCTCATCCAATGCAGCTTTGGCAGCCTCCTTGTCTTGCTCCAAGAGTTCATCTGGAACCTGTGACAGTGCAACATGAATGAGCTTTGGCAACCTGTAACATATTGTTTCTAAAAATAACCGGAAATGAGCATAGTTCAACATATGCCTCTGAAGACGCAACACCATAAGCTTTCTTGAAATTGTTTacttgaaggaaaagacaatatTTAGGTTAACAACAAGAACAACACTGTCGAACATCACGaaatacaataattttttttttccattttaacTGAATCTCTTAATTAAAGTGGAGAGCCACTATAGGAAgcacatgaaaaaaaaaacttgaattttcttaGTTTGAAAATTTCAAAAGTGGGCTAATTGAGAATTATTCCAAGCCAAACAACATGGAAGGAACATATAATGTCTCGATCCTATTCAGCAACTGTAGCTGAGATCAACATATAATTTATGCTTGCCCATCAGTATAAACTAATTGCAATTTTATAGCTACACGCAATTATTATTCCGGGAATTTTGATGATgtggaagagaaaataaaaacacGGAAATCCAAGTCATTCAGGAAAAAAGAAATCCAGAATTAGTGTTGTTAAGAAACACCCAATGGAACAGAGGTTGTTCTACGGGAGACTTAGGCAACCAAATATGCAGTGTGATATATGCCAGAATAGATGACAACAAGCTGaaaaatgaaaattatatccagaCATATTggcataaaaaaaaactaagtagaCTCATTTTTAATTCAAGGTAATTGTCACTTAATAGACTAAAACTGATTGCCTTTTTGCATAAGAAACTTCATGGTACAAAAAATGATATGGAATAAACATGAATAAAGAGCGCAAGctaaatttctttctaaattaACAACAGTAACCTTCATTCATCACAGACGCAGCTCATTGCTAACTCAAATGCTTTGTTCTTGGGTTCGTCAGGCACGCCGAGTCCTCATAGACATACCATCACGGTGCCATCCTTACATATGGTCTCAATCACAGTCCTGCGACGTCCAAGCAAAGAAATAAGCAAGACCATTTTATCACAGACAAACGTTGAAAACGATAAAAGAAGAGGCAAGATCTCGTGGATCACTTTTTGTGATCCGAGAGATGTATTATTCGTATTTGCGGCTAGATCGTGATCACGATCTGTCACGATCCGATCAAATGGTTGCGATCCTTTCTTAGGTTCATCGTCTccatcaggttatagtttttgttcggagtggACGGCCAAAGGTCACCTGGAGGACACCCTCACTTGGCGCCCATAACCTGACCACTTATCCATCACTAAAGGTCTCCAACCGCCCattccgaacaaaaactataatatgATGGAGACGATGAATTCAAAAAAAGATCGTAATAATTTATAGTCGGATTGCGATCATAATCCAATCGTAAATATGAATGATACATCTCTTAGATCATAAAAAAATGATCCAAAAGATGTGCTCAAAAGGACACTACCAAAACCCTAAAAAAAGATTGAGTGAAAATCTAGAGTGAAAATCTAGAGAAAGTAGGAGGAAAGGAAGGGTGTGGACCGAACCCACTGTTGTCGACAGCTTTGGCAACGTACTCGGTCTTAAAGACTCTCCTGTCGGGGGAAATGTGGTGACCGTGAGATCGTAACCTGTTCCGCTACTGCTCATTGCGCTCAGTTTCCTGCGATCGCTTTGTCTTCGAGCTCAATCGATGGAGCGGCTGGTGTCTAAACGGGTCGGAttccaaatttatttatttatttttgttgttggtGGGTGgcttgctgctgttgttgtaatAAATGCGGGAAACTTTGAGCAAAAAACGATCCGATTAAATTCGGATCGGTTTCTAGTTTTTTCCCGTTGATTAATTATGCGGCTCTTTAATAATCCTCggaattttgtatttaaaactttagatcaattttaaaactcttttcaaatatatttatttattagtaTTTATTCATATCGGtgctaataaaaaaaaacaaccacAAAAGCAACAATTTATTACTTTTCATTAATCTGTTTTTTGTTACAAGAAATTTTCATAAATAGGCATTAACAACATTCCCATTTGGATTTATATATTATTACTGTtccaatttaaattataaatatgtAGCGGTTTTTATAACGATTAATGAAGCGTTTAATTATTACGAACTCGCGTGCGTCCCctgcttctgcttctcctccGCCGGCGCTGGCGCCGGCGTCAATGGCCACATCAAGAAGGGTTTCTCGGCGTTGACGTCACTGCAGTAGAGGCACGGATGCTGTGACAAACCCTGCGTCCTCAGCAACCTCCTCGCCCCCATCACCAACTCCCTATTACTCACCACTTCCCCTTCCTTCCTCTGTAGCAACACCATCCTTATCGCGCTGGTGAACGCCCCGTACGCCTCCCCGCTAGCTTCCCCGTCCGCCTCCGGTTCCATGTCCGCTGACGTCTCGTTCGTCTGGCACCCGCTGAGAAGTATCCCCTCGTCGTCGCCGCGGCGGCGCGGCGCCGCGACGTGGGAGGAGGCGAACTTGGCGCTCACCTCGCTGCCGAAGAGCTCCACCAAGTGGTCGGCGATGTTCGGGGAGGCGAGGTTTGACAGCGCGGCGAGGTGGTGCACTACGGATTCGAGTGGGAGCGTTCGGCTTGTGGGACTGGGAGGAGACGCCGTTGCGGCGGCCACGGTGGAGGAGGGGCCGATTTGTTCCTTCTCGTGGTCGATGAGTCCGCCGCTGTGGCAGGAGTCGGAGACGATCGTGAAGGTTGCGCCGCTCGGCACG is drawn from Zingiber officinale cultivar Zhangliang chromosome 1B, Zo_v1.1, whole genome shotgun sequence and contains these coding sequences:
- the LOC122002371 gene encoding metacaspase-9-like; this encodes MDGGKSQQQQQKRLAVLVGCNYEHTRFQLSGCINDARSMRHLLLSRFAFSPDDVLLLTDDAVADSPHLFPTGANIRSALAAMVDRAAPGDVLFFHYSGHGTLVDPVWPLHHRDEAIVPCDFNLITDVDFRELVNRVPSGATFTIVSDSCHSGGLIDHEKEQIGPSSTVAAATASPPSPTSRTLPLESVVHHLAALSNLASPNIADHLVELFGSEVSAKFASSHVAAPRRRGDDEGILLSGCQTNETSADMEPEADGEASGEAYGAFTSAIRMVLLQRKEGEVVSNRELVMGARRLLRTQGLSQHPCLYCSDVNAEKPFLMWPLTPAPAPAEEKQKQGTHASS